One stretch of Microbacterium terrae DNA includes these proteins:
- a CDS encoding glutamine amidotransferase-related protein, whose translation MTTAPLLYVCVRPQVGAAAAEYESFRTAMKLGAAQLDRHDLVREPLPHDAFDRYSGFVVGGSPFNVADPESTKTDAQLRLESELEHIARHVAAGDGPAAMFTCYGIGVVTRMLGGTVSRAYPEDTGPVAVSLTLDGRADPVFGTLAARFTALTAHKEGTESVPPGAVLLAENDGCPVQAYRVGDRLYTTQFHPEPTTTAFTERMAVYRDDGYFEAAAYDEIAGRVLAASVTEPVRVLRAFAERFGPA comes from the coding sequence ATGACGACCGCACCGCTGCTCTACGTGTGCGTGCGGCCTCAGGTGGGGGCCGCCGCGGCCGAGTACGAGTCGTTCCGCACCGCCATGAAGCTCGGCGCGGCGCAGCTCGACCGCCACGATCTCGTGCGCGAGCCGCTCCCCCACGACGCGTTCGACCGTTACAGCGGGTTCGTCGTCGGCGGCAGCCCGTTCAACGTCGCCGATCCCGAATCGACGAAGACCGACGCGCAGCTGCGACTCGAATCCGAGCTCGAGCACATCGCCCGCCACGTCGCCGCCGGCGATGGGCCCGCCGCGATGTTCACGTGCTACGGCATCGGCGTCGTGACGCGGATGCTCGGCGGCACGGTCAGCCGGGCCTACCCCGAAGACACCGGGCCTGTGGCCGTCTCCCTGACCCTCGACGGCCGCGCAGACCCGGTGTTCGGCACGCTCGCGGCGCGGTTCACCGCTCTCACGGCCCACAAGGAAGGCACGGAGTCTGTGCCGCCGGGAGCGGTGCTCCTCGCCGAGAACGACGGATGCCCCGTGCAGGCTTATCGCGTCGGCGATCGGCTCTACACCACGCAGTTCCACCCCGAGCCGACGACGACCGCGTTCACCGAGCGCATGGCGGTGTACCGCGACGACGGCTATTTCGAGGCCGCGGCCTACGACGAGATCGCCGGCCGCGTGCTCGCGGCATCCGTCACCGAACCCGTCCGCGTGCTGCGCGCCTTCGCCGAGCGCTTCGGTCCCGCCTGA
- a CDS encoding RNA polymerase sigma factor — MTQADADAPPGSVEPARWERAAAFFVRWREGDSRAMDELVRLMTPPLWHVVRAYGLDPALAEDVVQTTWLTLVRRHETILDPQAVSGWLTMCARREAWRVGKQHRRADATEAESLEPHLPVHESAEQTAATDDESRRLWNAVSRLDERCQRLLRIVAFEDRPDYARIAQDLAMPIGSIGPTRQRCLAKLRAGLEGDGWRGDDHGE; from the coding sequence ATGACGCAGGCAGACGCGGACGCACCGCCCGGCTCGGTGGAGCCGGCACGGTGGGAGCGCGCCGCTGCGTTCTTCGTACGCTGGCGCGAAGGCGACAGCCGTGCGATGGATGAGCTCGTACGACTCATGACACCGCCCCTGTGGCATGTCGTGCGCGCGTACGGGCTGGATCCTGCGCTCGCGGAAGACGTCGTGCAGACGACATGGCTCACCCTCGTGCGTCGCCACGAGACCATCCTCGATCCCCAAGCGGTGTCGGGATGGCTCACGATGTGCGCGCGTCGTGAGGCGTGGCGCGTCGGCAAACAGCATCGGCGTGCCGATGCGACCGAGGCCGAGTCGCTCGAACCGCACCTTCCGGTCCACGAATCCGCCGAGCAGACCGCTGCCACCGACGACGAATCACGTCGCCTGTGGAACGCCGTCTCTCGGCTCGACGAACGATGCCAGCGCCTGCTGCGGATCGTCGCGTTCGAGGACCGCCCCGATTATGCACGCATCGCTCAAGATCTCGCGATGCCGATCGGCTCCATCGGACCGACCCGCCAGCGCTGCCTCGCAAAGCTTCGCGCTGGACTTGAGGGCGACGGATGGAGAGGTGACGACCATGGAGAATGA
- the xylA gene encoding xylose isomerase — translation MPTPTRADKFSFGLWTIGYNGTDPFGGPTRNHLDVVHAVEKLAELGAYGLTFHDDDLFAFGSTDAERQTQIDRLKGALADTGLIVPMVTTNLFSAPVFKDGGFTSNDRDVRRFALRKVFRQLDLGAELGAKTFVMWGGREGAEYDSAKDIRQALERYREAVNLLGDYVTDKGYDIRFAIEPKPNEPRGDILLPTLGHAIAFIDSLERPELVGLNPEVGHEQMAGLNFAAGIAQALYHGKLFHIDLNGQRGIKYDQDLVFGHGDLHNAFALVDLLENGGPGGVPAYDGPRHFDYKPSRTEDETGVWDSASANMRTYLLLKERAAAFRADPEVQEALEAAKVFELAEPTLNPGETYDDFLADRSAYEDFDANAYLGGKGFGFVRLQQLATEHLLGAR, via the coding sequence ATGCCCACCCCCACCCGCGCCGACAAGTTCTCGTTCGGCCTTTGGACCATCGGCTACAACGGCACCGACCCCTTCGGCGGGCCGACCCGCAACCACCTCGACGTCGTGCACGCCGTCGAGAAGCTCGCCGAACTCGGCGCCTACGGGCTCACCTTCCACGACGACGACCTGTTCGCGTTCGGCTCGACCGACGCCGAGCGCCAGACCCAGATCGACCGCCTGAAGGGCGCCCTGGCCGACACCGGCCTCATCGTGCCGATGGTCACCACCAACCTGTTCTCGGCCCCGGTGTTCAAGGACGGCGGCTTCACGTCGAACGACCGTGACGTGCGCCGCTTCGCGCTGCGCAAGGTGTTCCGCCAGCTCGACCTCGGCGCCGAGCTCGGCGCGAAGACGTTCGTCATGTGGGGCGGCCGCGAGGGCGCCGAGTACGACTCGGCCAAGGACATCCGTCAGGCGCTCGAGCGCTACCGCGAGGCCGTGAACCTGCTCGGCGACTACGTCACCGACAAGGGCTACGACATCCGCTTCGCGATCGAGCCGAAGCCCAACGAGCCCCGTGGCGACATCCTGCTCCCCACGCTCGGCCACGCGATCGCGTTCATCGACTCGCTCGAGCGCCCCGAGCTCGTCGGCCTCAACCCCGAGGTCGGCCACGAGCAGATGGCGGGCCTGAACTTCGCCGCCGGCATCGCCCAGGCGCTGTACCACGGCAAGCTCTTCCACATCGACCTCAACGGTCAGCGCGGCATCAAGTACGACCAGGACCTGGTGTTCGGCCACGGCGACCTGCACAACGCGTTCGCGCTCGTCGACCTGCTCGAGAACGGCGGCCCGGGCGGGGTGCCGGCGTACGACGGGCCGCGTCACTTCGACTACAAGCCGAGCCGCACCGAAGACGAGACGGGCGTCTGGGACTCGGCATCGGCCAACATGCGCACCTACCTGCTGCTCAAGGAGCGCGCCGCGGCCTTCCGCGCCGACCCCGAGGTGCAGGAGGCCCTCGAGGCGGCCAAGGTGTTCGAGCTCGCCGAACCGACGCTGAACCCGGGCGAGACGTACGACGACTTCCTCGCCGACCGCTCGGCCTACGAGGACTTCGACGCGAACGCGTACCTCGGCGGCAAGGGCTTCGGCTTCGTGCGCCTGCAGCAGCTCGCGACCGAGCACCTGCTCGGCGCCCGCTGA
- a CDS encoding cation:proton antiporter — MENVSSLLIISLMAVLAPLAARGIGRVARVPVVVFELVLGILVGPAVLGWVSEGEILDALSEFGLAMLFFVAGTEIEARSLRGRTGRRAWIGWFISITVGIALGMVFVPGEPAIIVGVALASTALGTLLPILRDAGEMKTPFGEAVGALGTVGEFGPLIAISIFLGGREPGTATVVLLVFALIAGLAVWWAMRVPQGRLHTFVNATLHTSGQFAVRTVLLILVALVALSIALDIDMLLGAFTAGVVWRLMMREATEHDRHAVESKIEGLAFGFLVPIFFIYTGITFDLQALLDDPVLLAIVPAVVVALLVVRGVPSMLAAPKGSSPRDRIAITLLGATGLPIIVAVTGIGVDEGLISSGVASVLVGAGMLSVLLFPLIAMSLRGDSVKRPVGALIEDEHA, encoded by the coding sequence GTGGAGAACGTCTCGTCACTGCTGATCATCAGCCTCATGGCGGTGCTCGCGCCGCTCGCGGCCCGGGGGATCGGCCGCGTCGCGCGCGTGCCCGTCGTGGTCTTCGAGCTGGTGCTCGGCATCCTCGTCGGTCCGGCCGTGCTCGGCTGGGTGAGCGAAGGCGAGATCCTCGACGCGCTGAGCGAGTTCGGTCTCGCGATGCTGTTCTTCGTCGCCGGCACCGAGATCGAGGCGCGGTCGCTGCGCGGCCGGACCGGCCGCCGGGCGTGGATCGGGTGGTTCATCAGCATCACCGTCGGCATCGCGCTCGGCATGGTGTTCGTGCCGGGCGAGCCGGCGATCATCGTCGGCGTGGCGCTCGCCTCGACGGCGCTCGGTACCCTCCTGCCGATCCTGCGCGATGCGGGCGAGATGAAGACGCCGTTCGGCGAGGCTGTCGGCGCACTCGGGACCGTTGGCGAGTTCGGCCCGCTCATCGCGATCTCGATCTTCCTCGGCGGCCGTGAGCCCGGCACCGCGACGGTCGTCCTGCTGGTCTTCGCCCTGATCGCCGGTCTCGCTGTGTGGTGGGCGATGCGTGTCCCGCAGGGGCGCCTGCACACATTCGTCAACGCGACGCTCCACACCTCGGGGCAGTTCGCGGTGCGGACGGTGCTCCTCATCCTCGTCGCGCTGGTCGCGCTCAGCATCGCGCTCGACATCGACATGCTCCTCGGGGCGTTCACCGCGGGCGTGGTCTGGCGCCTCATGATGCGCGAGGCGACCGAGCACGACCGTCACGCGGTCGAGAGCAAGATCGAGGGCCTCGCGTTCGGCTTCCTCGTGCCGATCTTCTTCATCTACACCGGCATCACCTTCGATCTGCAGGCGCTGCTCGACGATCCGGTGCTGCTCGCGATCGTGCCCGCGGTCGTGGTCGCCCTTCTGGTCGTTCGGGGGGTGCCTTCGATGCTCGCCGCGCCGAAGGGATCGTCGCCCCGCGACCGCATCGCGATCACCCTCCTCGGTGCCACCGGACTGCCGATCATCGTCGCGGTGACCGGGATCGGCGTCGACGAGGGTCTCATCTCCTCGGGCGTCGCGTCGGTGCTGGTGGGCGCGGGCATGCTGTCGGTGCTGCTGTTCCCGCTCATCGCGATGTCGCTCCGCGGCGACAGCGTCAAGCGTCCGGTGGGGGCGCTCATCGAAGACGAGCACGCCTGA
- a CDS encoding xylulokinase, with translation MTLVMGVDSSTQSCKVVVTDAATGEVVRQRRAPHPDGTSVDPAAWWSALQEAIADAGGLGDVQAWAIGGQQHGMVALDADGRVVRDALLWNDTRSAGAAADLIAEFGADELARRTGLVPVASFTVTKLRWLRDAEPDNAARVAAVALPHDWLTWRLRGYGPAGESALGPVLDELVTDRSDASGTGYWRPDATMGTEAAADAAGYDRELLAAALGHDAVLPRVLGPQEWVTDADGRRVGGGAGDNAGAALGLGAGPGDVVVSIGTSGTVFAVSEERTIDPTGTVAGFADCTGRFLPLVATLNAARVLDAIGRLLGVDHAELSRLALAAEPGAGGLALVPYFEGERTPNLPDATASLSGMTLASTTRENLARAAVEGMLSGLAAGLDALRALGVPLERALLVGGGAQSEAVRAIAPLVLGLEVEVPEPGEYVALGAARQAASVLAH, from the coding sequence GTGACGCTGGTGATGGGAGTCGACTCGTCGACGCAGTCGTGCAAGGTCGTCGTGACGGATGCCGCGACGGGTGAGGTCGTCCGCCAGAGGCGTGCACCGCATCCCGACGGCACATCGGTCGATCCCGCGGCCTGGTGGTCGGCCCTGCAGGAGGCGATCGCGGATGCCGGTGGCCTCGGCGACGTGCAGGCGTGGGCCATCGGCGGTCAGCAGCACGGCATGGTCGCGCTCGACGCCGACGGTCGCGTCGTCCGCGACGCGCTGCTGTGGAACGACACCCGCTCTGCCGGCGCGGCCGCGGACCTCATCGCCGAGTTCGGGGCAGACGAGCTCGCCCGGCGCACCGGGCTCGTGCCCGTGGCATCCTTCACAGTCACGAAGCTCCGGTGGCTGCGCGATGCGGAGCCTGACAACGCGGCGCGCGTCGCCGCCGTCGCCCTTCCGCATGACTGGCTGACCTGGCGGCTGCGCGGCTACGGGCCGGCGGGCGAATCCGCCCTCGGCCCGGTGCTCGACGAGCTCGTCACCGACCGCTCAGACGCCTCGGGAACCGGCTACTGGCGGCCTGACGCGACCATGGGCACCGAGGCTGCCGCTGACGCCGCCGGTTACGACCGCGAGCTGCTCGCCGCAGCCCTCGGCCACGACGCGGTGCTGCCGCGCGTGCTCGGCCCTCAGGAATGGGTAACGGATGCCGACGGCCGGCGCGTCGGCGGAGGAGCCGGCGACAACGCGGGCGCGGCGCTCGGCCTCGGCGCCGGGCCGGGCGACGTGGTCGTCTCGATCGGCACCAGCGGCACGGTCTTCGCGGTGAGCGAGGAGCGCACGATCGACCCCACGGGCACGGTGGCGGGCTTCGCCGACTGCACCGGGCGGTTCCTGCCTCTGGTGGCCACCCTCAACGCCGCACGCGTGCTCGACGCGATCGGCCGCCTCCTCGGCGTCGACCACGCCGAGCTGTCGCGGCTCGCGCTCGCCGCCGAGCCCGGAGCGGGCGGACTCGCCCTCGTGCCGTACTTCGAGGGCGAGCGCACCCCGAACCTCCCTGACGCGACGGCTTCGCTGTCGGGCATGACGCTCGCATCCACGACCCGCGAGAACCTCGCGCGCGCCGCCGTCGAGGGCATGCTCTCAGGACTGGCTGCCGGCCTCGACGCGCTGCGCGCGCTCGGAGTGCCCCTCGAGCGCGCCCTCCTCGTCGGCGGCGGGGCCCAGTCCGAGGCGGTGCGGGCCATCGCCCCGCTCGTGCTGGGCCTCGAAGTCGAGGTTCCCGAGCCCGGCGAGTATGTCGCGCTCGGGGCCGCACGGCAGGCGGCCTCCGTCCTCGCGCACTGA
- a CDS encoding GTP pyrophosphokinase: MSNPAPVAHAASDDDTQITVSAGELRTIRDEMQRFLLEYRFGMQEIETKIGILRDEFQHMHDYNPIEHVSSRVKSPDSLVDKVQRKGIEADFASIRAHVTDIAGVRVTCSFVADAYRLFDLLTAQDDVRILQVKDYIAAPKPNGYKSLHAIVEVPVFLSTGRVAVPVEVQFRTVAQDFWASLEHKIYYKYDTQVPEELLDQLKDAADTAAALDERMERLHREIRGGDAAAARSGSPGRAGRSLSTDTLVLPRLNHVIEA; this comes from the coding sequence ATGTCGAACCCCGCGCCAGTGGCGCACGCCGCGTCCGATGACGACACGCAGATCACCGTCTCGGCGGGCGAGCTTCGCACGATCCGCGACGAGATGCAGCGGTTCCTGCTGGAGTACCGCTTCGGCATGCAGGAGATCGAGACGAAGATCGGCATCCTGCGCGACGAGTTCCAGCACATGCACGACTACAACCCGATCGAGCACGTCTCGAGCCGGGTGAAGTCGCCCGACAGCCTCGTCGACAAGGTGCAGCGCAAAGGGATCGAGGCAGACTTCGCGTCCATCCGCGCGCACGTCACCGACATCGCCGGCGTGCGCGTGACGTGCAGCTTCGTCGCCGATGCGTACCGTCTGTTCGACCTGCTCACGGCGCAGGACGACGTGCGCATCCTCCAGGTGAAGGACTACATCGCCGCTCCGAAGCCCAACGGGTACAAGAGCCTGCACGCGATCGTCGAGGTGCCGGTGTTCCTCTCCACCGGACGCGTCGCGGTGCCGGTCGAGGTGCAGTTCCGCACCGTCGCGCAGGACTTCTGGGCGAGCCTCGAGCACAAGATCTACTACAAGTACGACACGCAGGTGCCCGAGGAGCTTCTCGACCAGCTGAAGGATGCCGCCGACACCGCCGCCGCGCTCGATGAGCGCATGGAGCGGCTGCACCGCGAGATCCGCGGCGGCGACGCGGCGGCCGCCCGATCCGGCTCCCCGGGGCGCGCGGGCCGGTCCCTCAGCACCGACACGCTCGTGCTTCCCCGCCTGAACCACGTCATCGAGGCCTGA
- a CDS encoding S8 family peptidase, translating into MSALPPDDPARGSASGGGGRTWRDRYDAAFGEGAALDPTSEPVEGVHAYPTAYAPDHLLVTTTEDLRPVMAALIPAAQDFGWGLKLRNLDKSDLDIDIAIDRARRGRRDLDLPTIYRIDIFPQPSPDRDDQPVPPIDAWRLLQRARARNGKDFRGVSLDHVLTLDPYGTRTNPYGTRTNPYGTRTNPYGTRTNPFGTEDADSGTGRQVITYAGPEPVRSIPLAKRGRRPVVAVLDTGCGTHKWLPNDIVSRYVELDDRPIGIGDRSTDPELTGDLAGPMDGILDSSAGHGTFIAGVIRQVAPEADIVAVRVADSEGYVLEGSFMLAVRSLVKWMARTEREGGRQVDVISISLGYYHETPEDDLFDRTLSELLRAARRRGCAVVCSAGNDATDRPTFPAALWDWREQAKLWNWRDPDFVVVDPRAAAPHMAVGALNPNGTVALYSNIGPWVNTYAPGTAVLSTLPPFNGGLQPTIRDDRGLLARETIDPDDFTGGFGIWSGTSFAAPYVAAKLVADLAPKMMAGKLTDVKSRNAELAKAKTRVLRELEKMQASAR; encoded by the coding sequence ATGAGTGCATTGCCCCCCGACGATCCTGCCCGCGGCTCGGCCAGCGGCGGTGGTGGCCGAACATGGCGTGACCGGTACGACGCCGCATTCGGCGAGGGGGCTGCCCTCGACCCGACGAGCGAGCCGGTCGAGGGCGTGCACGCGTACCCCACGGCATACGCGCCCGACCATCTCCTCGTGACCACGACCGAGGACCTGCGTCCCGTGATGGCGGCGCTGATCCCGGCGGCGCAGGACTTCGGCTGGGGCCTCAAGCTTCGCAACCTCGACAAGTCGGATCTCGACATCGACATCGCGATCGACCGCGCGCGCCGCGGGCGCCGAGACCTCGATCTGCCGACCATCTATCGGATCGACATCTTTCCGCAGCCGAGCCCGGACCGCGACGACCAGCCCGTGCCGCCGATCGACGCATGGCGGCTGCTGCAGCGGGCCCGCGCGCGCAACGGCAAGGACTTCCGCGGTGTGAGCCTCGACCACGTGCTCACCCTCGACCCGTACGGCACCCGCACCAACCCGTACGGCACGCGGACGAACCCCTACGGCACGCGGACGAACCCGTACGGCACCCGCACGAACCCGTTCGGGACGGAGGATGCCGACAGCGGCACCGGCCGCCAGGTCATCACCTACGCCGGGCCGGAGCCCGTGCGCAGCATCCCTCTCGCGAAGCGCGGCCGGCGCCCCGTCGTCGCCGTTCTCGACACGGGATGCGGAACCCACAAGTGGCTGCCGAATGACATCGTGTCGCGCTATGTCGAGCTCGACGATCGTCCGATCGGCATCGGAGACCGCTCCACCGACCCGGAGCTCACCGGAGACCTCGCCGGCCCCATGGACGGCATCCTCGACAGTTCGGCCGGACACGGCACCTTCATCGCCGGGGTGATCCGCCAGGTCGCGCCGGAGGCCGACATCGTGGCCGTGCGCGTCGCCGACAGCGAAGGATACGTTCTCGAGGGCTCGTTCATGCTCGCTGTCCGCTCGCTCGTGAAGTGGATGGCGCGAACCGAGCGGGAAGGCGGGCGCCAGGTCGACGTCATCAGCATCTCGCTTGGCTACTACCACGAGACGCCCGAGGACGATCTCTTCGACCGGACGCTCAGCGAACTGCTCCGCGCCGCCCGACGTCGGGGATGCGCCGTCGTCTGCTCCGCGGGCAACGACGCGACGGATCGGCCGACCTTCCCGGCAGCGCTCTGGGACTGGCGCGAGCAGGCGAAGCTGTGGAACTGGCGTGACCCCGACTTCGTCGTCGTCGATCCGCGCGCCGCAGCCCCGCACATGGCGGTCGGGGCGCTCAACCCGAACGGGACCGTCGCGCTCTACTCGAACATCGGCCCCTGGGTGAACACCTACGCGCCCGGGACGGCGGTGCTGAGCACACTGCCGCCGTTCAACGGCGGCCTGCAGCCCACCATCCGCGACGACCGCGGCCTCCTCGCGCGCGAGACCATCGACCCCGATGACTTCACCGGCGGGTTCGGCATCTGGAGCGGAACCTCGTTCGCAGCGCCGTACGTCGCGGCGAAACTCGTCGCCGACCTCGCGCCGAAGATGATGGCGGGGAAGCTCACCGACGTGAAGAGCCGGAACGCGGAGCTCGCCAAGGCGAAGACCCGGGTGCTGCGCGAGCTCGAGAAGATGCAGGCGTCTGCGCGCTGA
- a CDS encoding LacI family DNA-binding transcriptional regulator has product MSDAPRVTLAEIAAEAGVSLATMSKVLNGRHDVAPATRARLEEHLARHGYTRRTDRQRSDVVELVFHELEASWSMEVIEGVEDVAHAAGLSVVLTVSGDRHAPSADWIDGVLRRRPVGVVLVFSDIAEHVRDKLRSRGIPFVIVDPAGDPSPDVPSVGSANWSGGLMATRHLIELGHRRIAAITGPEDMMCSLARVDGYRSAMNAAGLPIDPELIRFGDFHPGGGEHHARELLALADPPTAIFAGSDLQALGAIAAGSAAGLRVPDDLSVVGYDDIALARWMSPQLTTVHQPLRRMGEEATRLALRLADGKTPETLRMDLATHLVVRGSTAPPA; this is encoded by the coding sequence ATGTCGGATGCACCGCGTGTCACCCTGGCGGAGATCGCCGCCGAGGCCGGCGTCTCGCTCGCCACGATGTCGAAGGTGCTGAACGGGCGCCACGACGTCGCGCCCGCGACGCGCGCCCGGCTCGAGGAGCACCTCGCCCGCCACGGCTACACCCGCCGCACCGATCGCCAGCGCAGCGACGTGGTCGAGCTCGTGTTCCACGAACTCGAGGCGAGCTGGTCGATGGAGGTCATCGAGGGCGTCGAGGATGTCGCGCACGCTGCCGGGCTGTCGGTCGTCCTCACCGTGAGCGGCGACCGCCACGCCCCGTCCGCGGATTGGATCGACGGCGTCCTGCGCAGGCGCCCGGTCGGTGTGGTGCTCGTGTTCTCCGACATCGCCGAGCACGTCCGCGACAAGCTGCGCTCACGCGGCATCCCGTTCGTGATCGTCGACCCGGCGGGCGACCCCTCCCCGGACGTGCCCTCGGTCGGTTCGGCGAACTGGTCGGGCGGGCTCATGGCCACCCGGCATCTCATCGAGCTCGGTCACCGCCGCATCGCGGCGATCACCGGCCCCGAAGACATGATGTGCTCGCTCGCGCGGGTCGACGGCTACCGCTCGGCGATGAACGCCGCGGGGCTGCCGATCGATCCCGAGCTCATCCGGTTCGGCGACTTCCACCCGGGCGGCGGCGAGCACCACGCGCGGGAGCTGCTGGCACTCGCAGACCCGCCGACCGCGATCTTCGCGGGGAGCGACCTGCAGGCGCTCGGCGCCATCGCCGCAGGATCAGCAGCCGGGCTGCGTGTTCCCGACGACCTGTCGGTCGTGGGGTACGACGACATCGCGCTGGCCCGGTGGATGAGCCCCCAGCTCACGACGGTGCACCAGCCGCTGCGGCGCATGGGCGAGGAGGCCACCCGGCTCGCCCTCCGGCTCGCCGACGGCAAGACGCCCGAGACCCTCCGCATGGATCTCGCGACGCATCTCGTCGTCCGCGGCAGCACCGCCCCGCCCGCCTGA
- a CDS encoding TspO/MBR family protein produces MAARDLTRQIVVISAFCFMIVAAMVGTGLLGGTPVQDLQDGALDADGSYLAPARQAFSIWTAIYVGLFAYTVWQALPGQRADERQRAAGWLVASTMAFNGLWLVTAQFGSLPLTVLAIVVLLAVLAVTFRRLVQIPPARWTDRLLLDGVTGLHLGWVTLATVANVTAWLTTIVADPGAGGADVWGVLVLVVVGIIGIAIGWASGWRVAPALAISWGLSWLAVGRLTGEPASTAIGVTAIVVAVAVLVVTIGAAVFARVMDAKTPAA; encoded by the coding sequence ATGGCAGCCAGAGACCTCACCCGCCAGATCGTCGTCATCAGCGCCTTCTGCTTCATGATCGTCGCCGCGATGGTGGGCACGGGCCTGCTCGGCGGAACTCCCGTGCAGGACCTGCAAGACGGGGCACTCGACGCCGACGGCTCGTACCTCGCCCCGGCACGCCAGGCTTTCTCGATCTGGACGGCGATCTACGTCGGCCTCTTCGCCTACACGGTCTGGCAGGCCCTTCCCGGTCAGCGCGCAGACGAGCGTCAGCGCGCGGCCGGCTGGCTGGTCGCGAGCACGATGGCCTTCAACGGGCTGTGGCTCGTCACCGCGCAGTTCGGCAGCCTGCCGCTCACCGTTCTCGCGATCGTCGTCCTGCTCGCGGTGCTCGCGGTGACGTTCCGCCGGCTCGTGCAGATTCCGCCTGCGCGCTGGACCGACCGACTGCTCCTCGACGGGGTCACCGGGCTCCACCTCGGCTGGGTGACCCTCGCGACCGTGGCCAACGTCACCGCCTGGCTGACCACGATCGTCGCGGATCCGGGCGCCGGCGGCGCAGACGTCTGGGGCGTACTGGTTCTCGTCGTCGTCGGGATCATCGGCATCGCGATCGGCTGGGCGAGCGGCTGGCGTGTGGCCCCGGCCCTCGCCATCTCGTGGGGCCTGTCGTGGCTCGCCGTCGGCCGGCTCACGGGTGAGCCGGCGAGCACCGCGATCGGCGTGACCGCGATCGTGGTCGCGGTCGCCGTTCTCGTCGTGACGATCGGCGCCGCCGTGTTCGCCCGCGTCATGGATGCGAAGACGCCCGCGGCCTGA